The bacterium sequence GTCGGGACGCTCGAACGAGAGCTGATCATCCTCGCTCTTCACCTTGATCCCCGTCGGGATCTTGCAGCTGAGCTCGCCCTTCGGGCCCTTCACCTGGATCTCGTCGTCCGAGAGATTCACCGTCACGCCGGACGGGATCGGAATCGGTTGATTGCCTACGCGAGACATGACTACCAGACCTCGCAGATCACTTCGCCGCCGACCTTCTGGGCCCGGGCGTCGCGATCACAGATGACGCCCTTGGACGTCGAGAGGATGGCCATGCCGAGACCGGCACGAACCTGCTTGACCTCGCCCGCACCGACGTAGATCCGACGCCCCGGCTTCGAGACGCGCCGCATGCCCTCGATCATGAGCTTGCCGTCGTCTTGATACCGGAGGTCGATCGTCATCGTGGGCTTCTTGTCGTCCCCGTCGTTCGAGACGGCGCCGACGAAACCCTCGTCGGCGAGGACCTGAGCCACTGCGAGCTTGAGCTTCGAAGCGGGGCAGCTCACCTGCGCGTGTCGCGCGCCGCCCGCGTTTCGGATGCGAGCCAACATGTCACCAACCGGGTCGGTCATCATGGTGTTGGTCTCCTAATTTCTACTGCCAGCGCCTGCGGCTACTGACGAAAGGGCACGCCGAGGTGGGTCAGAAGACTCTTCGCCTCGGCATCGGTGGTTGCGGTCGTGACGAGGGTGACGTTCATGCCGGTCACCTTCTCGACCTTGTCGTAGTCCACTTCCGGAAAGATCGTCTGCTCTCGAACTCCCAGCGTGTAGTTGCCACGGCCGTCGAAGGCCTTCGGCGACACGCCGGAGAAGTCGCGCACTCGCGGCAGAGCCACGTTGAGCAGGCGGTCCAGGAATTCCCACTGGCGGGCGCCGCGGAGCGTGACGCTGCAGCCGATGGGCTGGCCTTCGCGAAGCTTGAAGTTCGACACGCTCTTCTTGGCGCGGCGCATGACCGGCTTCTGACCGGTGATCTGCGCCAGCTCTTCCATCGCGCGCTCGAGCAGCTTCGGGTTCGTGGTGGCCTCGCCGAGGCCGATGTTCACGACCACCTTCTCCACCTTCGGGATCTGGTTGACGTTGCCGTAGCCGAACTCCTCCTGGAGCTTCGGACGGATCGTCTCGTCGTACTGGGTCTTCAGGCGGGGCTGCCCGGAAACTTCGTCGGACATGTCAGAGCACCTCCGGCGCAAGCGAAACGATGCGCATGAAGCCGGCGCCGCGCAGCTCGCGGGCAACGGGACCGAAGATACGGGTCCCGACGACTTCCTTGTCCTTGTTGATCAGGACGGCGGCGTTCTCGTCGAAGAGGATGTGCGTCCCGTCGGGCCGCGAGATCGCCTTCTTCGTCCGCACGATCACCGCGCGGCGAACCTCGCCCTTCTTCACGCGGGCATTCGGGATGGCTTCCTTGACCGCCACCACGATGATGTCGCCCACGGAGGCGAAACGACGGCGCGAGCCGCCGAGCACCCGGATGCACTTCACCTTCCGTGCACCCGAGTTGTCCGCCACCTGGAGTGTGGATTCAGCTTGAATCATTGTTCAGTTCCTCTGCCGACTGCCTTGGCACTCGGCCTGCCTCGCCGGTTCGACGGGACCTCGCTGGCGGGAGCCCTCAGCCCCCTGAAATGCCGCTAGATCTGCGTCGCCTTCTCGAGCGTCTCCTGGACCTTCCAGCGCTTCCGCTTGGAGAGCGGCCGGTGTTCGATGATCCGAACCTGGTCGCCCTCGGCGCAATCATTGCTCTCGTCGTGCGCCATGAAGCGCGAATAACGACGGATGTACTTCTTGTACCGCTTGTCCTGCACGAGACGCTCGACACGCACGACGACGGTCTTGTCCATCTTGTTGCTGACCACGGTCCCGATCAGGGTTCTTCGACTTCCTCGTTCGCTCACGCTCTATGCTCCCTGCCCGGGGGTGTTGCCGACTGCGCGCTTCTCGGTGAGAAGGGTCTCGACTCGCGCGATGTCCTTCTTCAGCTGCCCCAGCACGGCGGTGTTCTCGAGCTGCTCGGTCGCGCGTCGGATCTTCGCGCTGAAGAGCTCGTCGCGGAGCTCCTTGCCCTTCTGCTCGAGTTCGTTCTCGGAGAGATCTCGTAGTTCGGAGGCCTTCATCTCGATCAGCCCTCCCGCTGCAC is a genomic window containing:
- the rpsH gene encoding 30S ribosomal protein S8 — its product is MMTDPVGDMLARIRNAGGARHAQVSCPASKLKLAVAQVLADEGFVGAVSNDGDDKKPTMTIDLRYQDDGKLMIEGMRRVSKPGRRIYVGAGEVKQVRAGLGMAILSTSKGVICDRDARAQKVGGEVICEVW
- the rplE gene encoding 50S ribosomal protein L5, whose amino-acid sequence is MSDEVSGQPRLKTQYDETIRPKLQEEFGYGNVNQIPKVEKVVVNIGLGEATTNPKLLERAMEELAQITGQKPVMRRAKKSVSNFKLREGQPIGCSVTLRGARQWEFLDRLLNVALPRVRDFSGVSPKAFDGRGNYTLGVREQTIFPEVDYDKVEKVTGMNVTLVTTATTDAEAKSLLTHLGVPFRQ
- the rplN gene encoding 50S ribosomal protein L14, giving the protein MIQAESTLQVADNSGARKVKCIRVLGGSRRRFASVGDIIVVAVKEAIPNARVKKGEVRRAVIVRTKKAISRPDGTHILFDENAAVLINKDKEVVGTRIFGPVARELRGAGFMRIVSLAPEVL
- the rpsQ gene encoding 30S ribosomal protein S17; protein product: MSERGSRRTLIGTVVSNKMDKTVVVRVERLVQDKRYKKYIRRYSRFMAHDESNDCAEGDQVRIIEHRPLSKRKRWKVQETLEKATQI
- the rpmC gene encoding 50S ribosomal protein L29 gives rise to the protein MKASELRDLSENELEQKGKELRDELFSAKIRRATEQLENTAVLGQLKKDIARVETLLTEKRAVGNTPGQGA